A region of the Dehalococcoidia bacterium genome:
TGGGTCTCCGGAATAGCCTTGACTTGGGCCTCTATCTCCCCGTCCAGCGCGTCCAGCTTGTCCAGATAGGCCGCCGCGTTGGCCTTGTATACAGACGCGCCCGCGGGGTCATACTGCGATAATGCGTCGCGGACGCGCCCCACGTAAATCATGGCGCGGCGCATGTCCATCCACATATGCGGGTTGCCGCCGGGCGAGTCCTCGTCTTTGATCACAGGCAGCCCTTCCGCGAGCGCCACCCGGACCGCGTCCCGGCGCGCCTGGTTCTGTATCACCTTTATGGCGGCCGCCTCAAGGTCCAGGCCATTGAAGAAAATAACGTCCGCCCGGCTGATGACGACCGCGTCCTGCGGTGTTGGCTGGTAGGTTTCCGGCCCGGAAGCCGGTGGGAGGATGGCGGTCACGTCCACGCGGCCGCCGCCCACGTTGCGGACGAAGTCGGCGAAGAGCGGCAGCGTGGTCACCACCTGCACTTTGTCCGAGCTTGCCGCGGGAGCGCCTGAACCTGTGCAGGCGGTGAGCGCCGCCAGCAGCATGAAGAGCAACGACGCCAGGATATGTCGGTTTGAGTGACGCATGCGGCCTTTCTGTACCTTCCTCTACGTTGCGCGCGTGAGAAGCGGCGGAATATCTATCGCCCGCCCGTGGGCGCCCGCGCGGCCCGTCCGCTCGGGGGCGGGCTGGGAACGCGAGACATTGTCTCATATTGCGTTGTGTCTATGGTGCGCTCTGGCCTCTTTACACCCCGGGGCGTGCCTGCCGCCTGGCAGACGGAACAGCGCCCGTATATCTCCAGCCAGTGGCCCTCGGC
Encoded here:
- a CDS encoding zinc ABC transporter substrate-binding protein; this encodes MRHSNRHILASLLFMLLAALTACTGSGAPAASSDKVQVVTTLPLFADFVRNVGGGRVDVTAILPPASGPETYQPTPQDAVVISRADVIFFNGLDLEAAAIKVIQNQARRDAVRVALAEGLPVIKDEDSPGGNPHMWMDMRRAMIYVGRVRDALSQYDPAGASVYKANAAAYLDKLDALDGEIEAQVKAIPETQRKLVTFHDSFPYFAQRYGLKIVGVVLQNPGSEPSAADMATLARTLKEENVRTVFTEVGFDPRVMALIARDAGAQVRTLYSDALDEKVPTYMDMMRFNARQIVEGLGGQR